The genomic region CAAGGTCTGAGGTGAACACCGACTGCGCCGCGCGGTCGCCGGCGAGGGTGAACTTGCCACTGAGATCGGTATCGCTTGTATCGACTGCACCGATGAACGCGCTGATCGCCGCCGTGCGGGCCGAGTAATCGACCACGTTGGCGCCGCCGTTCAGCGTGAAGGTCTGAGCTGTGGCTGCCTCGTTGTTGGTCAGCAGAATTGTTTCAGCCTGCTTGTTACCAACCACGTTCGTCCAGAACGAGGCGCCGGATACGGCATTGGCCGTGCGATCCATGAAAGTGGCAAACACGGTGCTATCTGCCGTGCCGCGCACTTCGTTACCACGCACGATATCGTCGACCGTCAACGACTTGCCGTTCGCCAGACCGTCCGGATCCGCATACTGATTGCTGGACAGCAGCGATTCCTTCGAGAACTGCACGGTTGTGTCCACCGTCGCCTGGCTCAGATCGATGGTGTTCGTGCCGGCACCGCCGAAGTAACGCTCGACATCGGTCGCAAAATCAATGCGCTCACCGACCGCATCAAGATCACCGCTACCGACCAACACCCAGTCCGTCGAACTCGTGCTGTTGGTATCCACCAGCACGCCGACGTCCTGTGTCTCGTCATCGTAGTCAAGCACGTCGTTGCCGGAACCGAGCTTGAACTGGTACAGGCCTTTGTCCTGCACATCCAGTTCGGCGTTACCGAGGTACGTGGTCTTGCCAATGTCGAAGACATCAAGAACCGCTGGGTCGTCGACAATATTTCGAACAATGCGGCCGGACTCCATCGTGTTACCGACAATGACCCGATCCGTACCATCCGAACCAATCACCTGCTCCAGGCGCGTGATGCCGACAACCTCAAGCAGCTCGTTGCCAAGACCAGTACCGGTCTGCGACACACCACCTGCTTCAAGCGTGTTGGCTTCGACGTTGGCGACCGAGGTCGCCCCCAGTTCGCCGCCCAGACTCTTGCCAACCGTCACTGCGCCGCCGTAGTTCACGGTGGCACCGGTGGTGGCGAAGTTGGTCAGGTTCAACACATCGGCGTTGAACGCGCCACTGTTCGGGTTGGCGTCGTCGTTCAGGTCATCAACGTTCAGCACTTCGACGTTGGTCAGCGTATCGATGACCACCTTGTCGCCGAGCACGCCGCCGGTCATCGAAACGGTGTCCGCCGTCGAGCCGACCATGACCGTCGTGGTGTACGCGTCTGCACCGGTCAGGTTGGTTTGATAGATCGCCGTATCGGCACCTTCATTGAAGGTGTTGACTGGCACCGTATCGCTGGTCTCACCGCCGAGATCGAGATTGTTGGTCGAGCCGAGCTGGCTGTCGTCCATCGTCACCGAGTCGTTGGACTTGCCGGAGACGATGCTTTCGGCACCCAGAACACGACCAGCAGTGAAGACCTCGCCTGCATCCAGAACGTCGCCGTCATTATTGTTATCAACGGTGACTGTCACCAAACCAGCCGCACCCTCCGTCAGCTGGATGCTGATGCCTTCGTTGGCTTCGAGGCTCACACCCGACTTGGTCACGATCGCATCGGACAGCGCTTGCACATTCAGCGTGTCGGCAGCGGTGTTCGACAGTGTGCGAACCAGTTCGATGCCGGTGTAGGTCGTCGTGCCCAGCACCGCGCCCTTGTCGTCGACAGCCGTCACCACACCCTTGTTGGTGTTGGCAGCCAGCGTGGCGTCAAGCGTCACGGTGAACTTGGTGCCGGCGCCAAAATCGCCCTCCTGGAACAGCAGCACGTCGTTGTAGGCAATCGCGGTCACGCCGTCGGTGCCGACGTCGTTACCACCACCATCGACAGTGTCCGTGCCCTTGGAGCCGATGATGCGATCGTCACCGGTCAGGCCCTTGATGATGTCGTTGCCATCACCGCCGATCAGCTGGTCGTCACCGTGAAGTCCGGCATTCTTGACCACCAATGCCGCCGAACCGGTCAGTTCGCCACCGGTCGTTAACGCGGTTGCCAGCACGGCACGGGAATTGGCTGCGGTATAACCGTTCTTCTGCGCAGTCTGACCGACGAACAGCACATCATCGGCATTCAGCGCATTGTTGCGGCCATCGAAACCAAACAGCTCGATCGACGAATCCGAGGTGTTGGCCAGTGCCACCGCTGCGGTCGCACCAGACGAGGACACCACCGTGACTTCCGGCTTGTCCATGAACACCGCCGCGTCCCCGAAGACGTCAGCGTTGGTCAGCACCAGCACGCTCTCGTTTACGCTGCCAACAATGACATCGTCTTGGGCAGCAACCAAGGTGCCTGCCGCGGTGTTGAGATCCTGCGCTGTAGAGTTGATCTGGTTAATCAGATTCGTTACGAAACCGTCCGTATCGGTGTCTGTAACCTTTGAGAAGGTACGCTCGTAACTGGTACCGTTCACGGTCACCGTGACCGTATCGCCCTCACCCAGATTCTGGAACTGGATGCGCCATTCCTGATTGGCGGCCAGCGTCGTGCCATCCGTACCGAAGCCGACAACCAGATCAGAGGCGTAACCACCACCATCGGCGATGTCGAGCGAGTTCTTTGCATCATTGACCAGCACGTTGTTGGCGCGGTCAAGGTACGCGGTATAGATCAAACGGTCGTCTTCGACGATGTTGATCGGCGTTCCGCCCGGCGCGAAGACTGCCGTGGTGCTCAGGCTGCCGTTGGCCACGGCACCAGCCACCACATACCCCTCGCTGACCTGGTCAGAAATGTCACGTCCCTGCTTGTCGGTGACCACCAGCGCATTGTTGACCGCCACCACGCTGACATCGGCATCAATCGCCTGGTAAGCAGTGTTGACCGCAGCGGCAATGTCATCAATGCCGTGCGTACCTAACGCAATGTTGGCTGCAAACGTGGTGCTGCCGATGACGAGGTTCACTTGCGTGACCGCGACATTGACGCTGGTCAGGTCGGTTGTACCGAAATCGATCGTCAGGCGCGAAGACGTGATGTCACCGGCCTGCGGTGCACGGAAATCCTGCACAAACAGACCATTGCCTGCTGCATCGGTATCCCAGACGTTGTCGCCGTTGGCATCCTGCTGACGATGGATCAGATCCGTGCCGTCCGCCTGAGTGGTGAAGAAATCATCATCACCTGTACCACCGGAGAGCAGATCATCACCGGCACGACCCTCGACCTTGTCGTCACCGGTATTGGCATAAAGGGTGTTGTCGCCCTCATCCCAATCAGTAGCCAGCGTACCAGCGGCGTTGTAACCGAAGTTCTGGTCAGCCCACACGCCATCAGCAAATTGCCGACCGAGGGTATTTGCATTCGAATCGACGTTGATGCCACGCAGGTCAAGATCGGCATTGATACCGAGCCGGTTCTGCAGGTTGTTGAACGTCAGGTCCGGATTGTTGGTACCGGCAGCATGATAGTCAACTGCACCCAGGCCGGTCGTAATGACATCGGAGATGTCCTGAACCGTAGTACGCACGCCACCGGCGTTGTACTGGCTCTGGTCAGCCGTAAAAGGCTGGCCATTGATCTGGTTGTTAAGGACATCGGCACCGCCATAGCCGCGGAACAGATCGCCGTGACCGACACCGAGATCAAGACGGATGGTGCTGTCCTTGGTCTGCGCCGCCAACGCATCCGACTGGGAAGCCAGCGGATCGGCAACTTCCTCGGCCTGAGTGTGCCCGGCCAGTCGGCCGGCCGAGAAGTTGGTTATCCAAAGCGTATCACGCTCTCCCGTGATGGCAGAATTGCCAGTGCCAGTTGTTCCGCTGCCCGTCCCACCTTCGTAGGTGCCACCATCCATCTCGAAGACGAGATTATCATCACCCGCACCACCAACCAGTTGATCGGTGCCGTCATTGACGAGCTGCTGGCCCCCAACGGTATGCACGTTGAGATCGAGGCCGCCATTGGCGTCGATCAGGTTGGGGTTGCTGCGATTGGCCTGCAGGAATGCCAGGTTGCCACCAATCAGCAGGTCATTGCCCGCACCACCATTGATGCGATCGTTGTCGTAGCCACCAATGATGCGGTTTGCATCACTGCTACCGGTCACAGCCAACTGACCGGTCGAGCCGATACCGTAGTTCTCGGTACCAACCGGCGAAGCCGGGGCGCGGTCATCGACACGACGACCACCCAGCTCGACATCGACGTCATTCAGGAAACCGTACAGGTTGCCGGAGGCGTCGAGATTCTCGATATCAACCAAAGTCGCAGCGTCCGTACCATCACCAAGAGTGACACTGCCACTACCCAGGTTAACGGTTACCGGTTCGTTGTCGTCCGAGGCCTCGAGCAACAGCCAGTCAGTGTCCTGACCGCTGTCACCAGCCCCGGCAGCAGAGTCATCGGCAGTACTACCACCGTCGAATGTGGTGCCATTGCCGTCAGTGTTATCGAGGGCAGAAAACTCCGCGAACATGAAGTCAGCGTTACGGCCACCGTGCAACTCGTCGCTGGGCTTGTCGCCCTCAGCAACGAGCCCGGTGATGCTATTCACCCACGCTGCGCCGATGCCGGGAACATTCTTATATTCCCAGACACTGGAGCCAACCCCACCACCGGCGAGGAAATCGTTGCCGATACCACCGAACGCCTTGTCGGCGCCGAGACCGCCCAGGAAGATATTGCCGTCGGTGCTGACGCCATCGCCGGCAAAACCGGTGCCGTCATAGTTGATCGCACCGGCGAAATTCGCCGTGTGGTCCGTCTCGTTCAGCGGATCACGCGCATAGGCATCGACGATCTCGAAATTCTTGACCGTGACGATACCGGCACCGCTGACATTGTTCTCGATACCGTTAGCTGCAATGACGGCATCGGTATTCAGGTCGATGCCGCGCAGCTGATTGTTCGGATTCGTGAAATCGATCCGGACATCGGCGTCGCCAGTCAGGTGCAGCGTCGACAGACCGGCGCCGCCGTCGACCGACAACTTGCTGGCCGTCAGATCCACGGTACCGCTGTCGCTATCAAGGCTCAGCGTCGTAACGCTGCCACTGACGGTCGAGGTGATTTCGCCGGTGCTCGGCGGAACCGCCGTACGGCCTTCAGCAGCACCGGCCGTAACGTAATGATCCCAGCCTGAAGCATAGGCACCTGCCTGCACGGCCGCAGCCACATCAGGCCAGGCAGCAAGATAGGCAGCCTCGTCGAAAGCCACACCCGCCTTCGGGGCGCGATCTTCGCTCTTGCCGTACTTTTCAAAGTGCTCCAGACCACTGGAGAAAATCCCGCTGGCGACGGCGGCGGCAACATCCGGATTCGTGAACAGATAGTACTGTTCATCGAAATAAGCGTTCGGATTCCGCAGCTCATGCGCACCGGAGATCTCGTAGTGCTGCAAACCGCTCGTGAACAAGCCCGCTGCAACGGCGGCCGCCACGTCAGGGTTCTGAGCGAGGTAGTACGCCTCGTCGAAACTGTTAGGGATATAAGACATGTTCCGATCCTTCTCTGCAGGGGTTACGGACAACAGACAGACTGAGAGAACCAGCCACCCGCAAGGCTAACCGGTGCTCTCACTGAAATCAACGTTGTTGTTGCAAAAAAACCGCAAAGCACCCACTTTCACCAACACCTTGTATCTAAACAGCAACAACACCAAGGACACGCAGGCGATCAAGATGGTTCACGCGTATCGCCCACGCAACAAAGCGCAGATTGAAAACACAAACCGCAAAGATCCAAGGATGGCTGGGCGGGCGCGTACCTGGGCGGGCGCGTACCTGGGCGGGCGACTTTGAGGGATGACGTCGCTCAACCTGAAAGACCCACGCACAGAGCAGGGAACAGTGCGGCGCGTCTTTACCCGAACGGGATGCCCTCGTCAAACTGCGGCTTCTTCTGTTCATGCGCTGCATCGAGCAATGGCACGGCACAGACTATGCTACAACACAGGCATGCCGCAGTGCGACATTGTTACAAACCTCATGCCGACGGCCCCAACCTCGGCCACCATAGCAGACTCCCTGCCAAGGTGCGCAAGCCCACCTTGCGCGCCCGCTGCACTGCACGTCGCTGCTCAAGCACACGCGGCAAGGCGAGCAAAGCATCACGCTTTGCTCGCCAGACTACCGCAGCCTGACCTCGTCTCCACAAAAGAAGCAGCGAGGCCAACGTGAGTGTCAAGTGTGCCGGGAGCAATACCGTCAGCAATGGGCCTGGCATGTTCTTGACGAAGGTCCACAACAAGTTGCGGTGACCATGATAAGTAGCGAAATCGCTACGACGCCCTGTCAGGCCGGACCCCACATGCCGGCATATCGCAGTTGGCACATACCGGCATACGTAACCCCGCAAGCGCAATCGAAACCCCAGATCCACATCTTCGTAATAACAGAAATAGCTTGCATCGAACCCACCAACCTCGCGCCAGGCAGCAAGCCTGTATAACGCAGCCGCGGCACAGGGAGCAAAAATTTCATCGGCAATGTCGTCACCGGGCTGAATCCGATCGCCATGACGTCTCCGCCAGGCGATACCTGCCGCATGATAGACATCGCCGGTACCGTCAAGTCGCTGGGCATCCGCCGCATCGAGCAGGCGCGAACCAAAGGCAGCCGCCTCTGGATGCGCGTCAGCTGCGGAAAGCAACGCACCAAGCCAATCCGGAGCCGGAAAAGCATCTGGATTCAAAAGAGCGATGTATTCCGTTTGCGCATGCAACCTGACCGCGAGATTATTCGCTTGAGCAAATCCAAGATTAGCACCAAGTCGCTCCACAACTAATCGAGGATCCAGCCCATCCACCCCATCCAGCGACCCGTCCGTGCTGGCATTGTCAACCAGCACGACACGAAAATTCGGCATTGTCTGCACAAGCAATGCCTGGAGACAAGCCGACAGGTAATCGCGCCCATTCCAATTGACAATGATCACCGTAACCCGTGGCGATGCATCAGGTTGGACGCAGCAATCGCCGGTACAAGGATTCATAAAAAAAAGCTTCCTCTTCCAAGCGTAATGGCAAAGGCAAATTGGCTCGCCAATAATGAAGTTGTCCAGGCCGGTCTACCAAACTGGCAATTGCATCAACCCAAGCATCTTCATCATCAACCGGCAGCACCAAGCCCCCACCGTGCCTCGCTACCCGTTCACATGGAGCCCCCATCGCCGACACCATAGCAGGCACGCCGGCAGCGGCTGCTTCATGCAACACCAGCGAAAAAGTCTCTGGCACACGCGAAGGCAGACACAATAAATCAAGAGTCTGAATTTCCTGAAACACTTGTTTCGCCGGCAACCACCCCAGCAACTCTACGCGCGTATCCGCAGCCACGAGTCGATTTATATCGCGCTGATATGCAGGCTCACCATGCAACCCGCCGATCACCTTCAATCGCAGATTTTTCCCCTCAACGCGTGCAAACGCCCGCAACAGAAAATCCAACCCTTTTTGTGGAATGATCGACCCAATAAACCCAAAGGTCAAACCTTCAGATTTACGATCAAAACTACCACTCCCTCTCTCTGCGATTGCCAACAGATCGATTCCATGAGGAATAACTACAAAATCCTGATCCGGGAAAATACCGCGGTACCGACCAGCAACATACTCTGAGGGACAGACTCTCATGCCCGCAGAAGACAACACACCAATAGCCTGCTGGTACCGACTGGCCAAACTAGCGCGCGTCCATGGCGAAACAAGACACTCGCTCGCACATCGACTACCGCCGTCGGGTCCAGCACAGGCAAGGTGTCGTACATTCACGAGATTGATACGAAAACAGGCTGCAAAAAAATCTGTCAAAGTCAACAGATAAGGCATGCCACAGTGCTGCAAGGCAAGCAATACACTACCCATGCGCATCGGATGCAACACATGCGCAAGATCAAATCGCTCTTTTCTCATCCAGCCACTTAACCGCTCACTCAACTCCGGACTGGTTTCAAAACTGAAATCCGCCTCCAAAGGTAGCGCTGCACGGGGAATCAAGGTCACTGGAACACCTTGATATACAGAATGCAGCGCCCCATCGAGAGTTGAAGGCAACTGATTAATGGATGTCGCCCCTACTGCACAGGCAAGCACATGCGCGTAATGCCCAGCTCGCTGCGCAGCACGAGCCAGATTCAATGCAACATGTTCTGTACCGCCAGAAAACTCAGGGTAAAACTGATGAAGAACAAATAAAATACGCATTAAATACCCGCCTGGAGTTCGCTCTTGATTTCCTCAGCCATTGCGCTTATCCCCTCCCCGCCCCGAGCCTGATCCATATACATGAAACCAAGAGCCGAACCGACTGTTGCGGCAAAAGT from Bacteroidota bacterium harbors:
- a CDS encoding glycosyltransferase, which translates into the protein MRILFVLHQFYPEFSGGTEHVALNLARAAQRAGHYAHVLACAVGATSINQLPSTLDGALHSVYQGVPVTLIPRAALPLEADFSFETSPELSERLSGWMRKERFDLAHVLHPMRMGSVLLALQHCGMPYLLTLTDFFAACFRINLVNVRHLACAGPDGGSRCASECLVSPWTRASLASRYQQAIGVLSSAGMRVCPSEYVAGRYRGIFPDQDFVVIPHGIDLLAIAERGSGSFDRKSEGLTFGFIGSIIPQKGLDFLLRAFARVEGKNLRLKVIGGLHGEPAYQRDINRLVAADTRVELLGWLPAKQVFQEIQTLDLLCLPSRVPETFSLVLHEAAAAGVPAMVSAMGAPCERVARHGGGLVLPVDDEDAWVDAIASLVDRPGQLHYWRANLPLPLRLEEEAFFYESLYRRLLRPT
- a CDS encoding glycosyltransferase family 2 protein, producing the protein MNPCTGDCCVQPDASPRVTVIIVNWNGRDYLSACLQALLVQTMPNFRVVLVDNASTDGSLDGVDGLDPRLVVERLGANLGFAQANNLAVRLHAQTEYIALLNPDAFPAPDWLGALLSAADAHPEAAAFGSRLLDAADAQRLDGTGDVYHAAGIAWRRRHGDRIQPGDDIADEIFAPCAAAALYRLAAWREVGGFDASYFCYYEDVDLGFRLRLRGYVCRYVPTAICRHVGSGLTGRRSDFATYHGHRNLLWTFVKNMPGPLLTVLLPAHLTLTLASLLLLWRRGQAAVVWRAKRDALLALPRVLEQRRAVQRARKVGLRTLAGSLLWWPRLGPSA